The Saccharopolyspora gloriosae genome window below encodes:
- a CDS encoding UBP-type zinc finger domain-containing protein, which translates to MAGCEHLERAAGRDPEPGSRTACEDCARLGLDVWAHLRLCTECGHVGCCDSSPRQHATAHFHGSGHPVIRSFEPGESWAWCYRDERLG; encoded by the coding sequence GTGGCCGGGTGCGAGCACTTGGAGCGGGCGGCGGGACGCGATCCCGAACCGGGTTCCCGGACGGCGTGCGAGGACTGCGCGCGGCTGGGGCTGGACGTGTGGGCGCATCTGCGGCTGTGCACCGAATGCGGGCACGTCGGCTGCTGCGACTCCAGTCCGCGGCAGCACGCGACGGCCCACTTCCACGGCTCCGGCCACCCGGTGATCCGCTCGTTCGAACCGGGCGAGTCCTGGGCCTGGTGCTACCGGGACGAACGCCTCGGCTGA
- a CDS encoding S9 family peptidase: MTTQLGAPPRRIEAEEFFADPSFAGASISPDGTRLAYLAPAHGRINVWIRGIDEQHEDAVCVTHDTRRGIHAYHWTDDPRWLLYEQDTDGNEDWHLYRVDLDAPGEPAVDLTPLPPGSRMLGVEPMKSAPGSVLVSMNRRPLYFDLFRIDVATGETTTLVEQSDPRGGYLVDRDARPAFYSTVADDGTHEFHAVDPATGDLRFLRRLGGPEHPVGVHPQLVTPDGQGLLVGVYQDSDDLRLVRIDRTTGEETVVAAVDGHSLCTLGPISAGLPPTVFTSKRTGEVIAARFVGDRPIVEVLDPHFAEVHAALSELSDGVLSSVSSDESEQRWVVSFIHDREPGATWFYDHGTGQSRLLFRPYPELDPAELAPMTAVRFPARDGLPLHGFLTLPVGVAPERLPLVLLVHGGPWAHDTWSYDPSVQFLANRGYAVLQVNFRGSTGYGKRHLTSAIGELGGKMHDDLIDAADWAVEQGYADRDRIGVYGGSYGGYAALVGVTVTPDRFAAAVDYVGISDLANFMRTLPPFVRPHMANNWYRYVGDPADPAQEADMLARSPITMVDRIRTPLLVAQGANDVRVVQEESDNIVESLRARGVPVEYLVAEDEGHGFANPENQIRLYRAIERHFAEHL, encoded by the coding sequence ATGACCACGCAGCTGGGCGCCCCGCCGAGGCGCATCGAGGCCGAGGAGTTCTTCGCGGACCCCTCGTTCGCCGGGGCGTCGATCTCGCCGGACGGCACGCGGCTCGCCTACCTGGCGCCGGCGCACGGGCGGATCAACGTGTGGATCCGGGGCATCGACGAGCAGCACGAGGACGCGGTCTGCGTCACGCACGACACCCGGCGCGGCATCCACGCCTACCACTGGACCGACGACCCGCGCTGGCTGCTCTACGAGCAGGACACCGACGGCAACGAGGACTGGCACCTCTACCGCGTGGACCTCGACGCGCCCGGCGAACCCGCGGTCGACCTGACCCCGTTGCCGCCGGGATCGCGGATGCTCGGCGTGGAGCCGATGAAGTCCGCCCCCGGCAGCGTGCTCGTCTCGATGAACCGGCGGCCGTTGTACTTCGACCTGTTCCGGATCGACGTCGCCACCGGCGAGACGACGACGCTGGTGGAGCAGTCCGATCCGCGGGGCGGCTACCTCGTCGACCGCGACGCGCGGCCCGCCTTCTACTCGACGGTGGCCGACGACGGGACCCACGAGTTCCACGCCGTCGACCCCGCCACCGGCGACCTGCGCTTCCTGCGCCGCCTGGGCGGCCCGGAGCACCCGGTGGGCGTGCACCCGCAGCTGGTGACGCCCGACGGGCAGGGCCTGCTCGTGGGCGTCTACCAGGACTCCGACGACCTCCGGCTCGTCCGCATCGACCGGACGACCGGCGAGGAGACCGTGGTCGCGGCCGTGGACGGCCACAGCCTGTGCACCTTGGGGCCGATCAGCGCCGGGCTACCGCCGACCGTGTTCACCAGCAAGCGGACCGGGGAGGTCATCGCGGCCCGCTTCGTCGGCGACCGGCCGATCGTCGAAGTCCTGGACCCGCACTTCGCGGAGGTGCACGCCGCGCTGTCCGAGCTCTCCGACGGCGTGCTGAGCTCGGTGTCCTCGGACGAGTCGGAGCAGCGCTGGGTCGTCTCCTTCATCCACGACCGCGAACCCGGGGCGACCTGGTTCTACGACCACGGCACCGGGCAGAGCAGGCTGCTGTTCCGCCCGTACCCGGAGCTCGACCCGGCCGAGCTGGCCCCGATGACGGCGGTGCGCTTCCCGGCCCGCGACGGGCTGCCGCTGCACGGGTTCCTGACGCTGCCGGTCGGCGTCGCACCCGAGCGGCTGCCGCTGGTGCTGCTCGTGCACGGCGGGCCGTGGGCCCACGACACGTGGAGCTACGACCCGTCGGTGCAGTTCCTGGCCAACCGCGGCTACGCGGTGCTGCAGGTCAACTTCCGCGGCTCCACCGGTTACGGCAAGCGCCACCTCACCAGCGCGATCGGCGAGCTCGGCGGCAAGATGCACGACGACCTGATCGACGCCGCCGACTGGGCGGTGGAGCAGGGCTACGCCGACCGCGACCGCATCGGCGTCTACGGCGGTTCCTACGGCGGCTACGCGGCGCTCGTCGGCGTCACCGTCACCCCCGATCGCTTCGCCGCCGCCGTGGACTACGTGGGCATCTCGGACCTGGCGAACTTCATGCGCACCTTGCCGCCGTTCGTCCGGCCGCACATGGCCAACAACTGGTACCGCTACGTCGGCGACCCTGCGGACCCCGCGCAGGAAGCCGACATGCTGGCCCGCTCCCCCATCACGATGGTCGACCGGATCCGCACGCCGCTGCTGGTCGCCCAGGGCGCCAACGACGTCCGCGTGGTCCAGGAGGAGTCCGACAACATCGTCGAGTCGCTGCGGGCCCGCGGGGTCCCCGTCGAATACCTCGTCGCCGAGGACGAGGGCCACGGCTTCGCCAATCCGGAGAACCAGATCCGCCTGTACCGCGCGATCGAACGGCACTTCGCCGAGCACCTCTGA
- a CDS encoding Na+/H+ antiporter, translating to MHLFPDLMVLLAVALAITALARRWGLSEPLVLVLAGLALSFVPGVPDYSINPELILVLVLPPLLYSAALTSSTLGFRANARPIGSLALGAVLVTTLVTGLVAWWLVPAMPLGAALVLGAVVAPPDAVAATSIGRRLGLPRKVMTVLSGESLVNDATALTAYRVAVATVIGTGYSLPAGVGVFLLAAVGGLVVGFAVGWVVHRVRQALSDGVLESAAGLLVPFAAYLLAEEIGASGVLAVVVAGLYLGQRSPTGSASVRLQDRAVWLAADTLLEALVFALIGLQLRGVTEGVAGQLGPLVLVGLALTATVVLVRALWVFTTMQLPELLLRRGSAPPWRYGAVVSWAGMRGVVSLAAAAAIPQFTSSGAMFPQRPQVLFLAFFVTLGTLLLHGATLPWVIRTLGVRGQENYTDALAEAEAAHNAALAARRRLEELSEDEEPPEEVTEHLRRAAERRSNRAWERLGRSDAEVGESPSAAYRRLRAEMLAAERDVFVRFRDEGRIDDEVLRRVLHELDLEDMMLQRE from the coding sequence ATGCACCTGTTCCCGGATCTGATGGTGCTGCTGGCGGTGGCGCTGGCGATCACCGCCCTCGCCCGCCGGTGGGGGCTGTCCGAGCCGCTGGTGCTGGTGCTCGCCGGGCTCGCGCTGTCGTTCGTGCCGGGCGTGCCGGACTACTCGATCAATCCAGAGCTGATCCTCGTCCTGGTGCTGCCGCCGCTGCTGTACTCGGCGGCGCTGACCAGCTCCACGCTCGGGTTCCGCGCCAACGCCCGCCCCATCGGCTCGCTGGCGCTGGGCGCCGTGCTCGTCACGACGCTGGTCACCGGGCTGGTGGCGTGGTGGCTGGTGCCCGCGATGCCGCTGGGCGCGGCGCTCGTGCTGGGCGCGGTGGTGGCGCCGCCGGACGCCGTCGCGGCGACGTCCATCGGCCGCAGGCTCGGGTTGCCGCGCAAGGTGATGACGGTGCTCAGCGGCGAGAGCCTCGTCAACGACGCGACGGCGCTCACCGCCTACCGGGTCGCCGTGGCCACCGTGATCGGCACCGGGTATTCGCTGCCGGCGGGCGTGGGCGTGTTCCTGCTGGCCGCGGTCGGCGGGCTCGTCGTGGGTTTCGCGGTGGGCTGGGTGGTGCACCGGGTTCGGCAGGCGCTCTCGGACGGGGTGCTGGAGAGCGCGGCGGGCCTGCTGGTGCCGTTCGCGGCGTACCTGCTGGCGGAGGAGATCGGGGCGTCCGGGGTGCTCGCCGTGGTCGTCGCCGGTCTCTACCTGGGGCAGCGCTCGCCGACGGGCAGCGCCTCGGTGCGGTTGCAGGACCGGGCGGTGTGGCTGGCGGCCGACACGCTGCTGGAGGCGCTGGTGTTCGCGCTGATCGGGTTGCAGCTGCGCGGCGTCACCGAGGGCGTGGCGGGGCAGCTGGGCCCGCTGGTGCTGGTCGGGCTCGCGCTGACCGCGACGGTCGTGCTGGTGCGCGCGCTGTGGGTGTTCACCACGATGCAGCTGCCGGAACTGCTGCTGCGCCGCGGCAGCGCCCCGCCGTGGCGCTACGGCGCCGTCGTGTCCTGGGCCGGGATGCGCGGCGTGGTGTCGCTGGCCGCGGCGGCGGCGATCCCGCAGTTCACCTCGTCCGGCGCGATGTTCCCGCAGCGGCCCCAAGTGCTGTTCCTGGCGTTCTTCGTGACGCTGGGGACGCTGCTGCTGCACGGGGCCACGCTGCCCTGGGTGATCCGGACGCTCGGGGTCCGCGGCCAGGAGAACTACACGGACGCGCTCGCCGAAGCGGAGGCCGCGCACAACGCGGCCCTCGCGGCGCGGCGCAGGCTGGAGGAGCTGTCCGAGGACGAGGAGCCGCCGGAGGAGGTGACCGAACACCTGCGCCGCGCCGCGGAACGCCGCAGCAACCGGGCCTGGGAACGGCTCGGCCGCTCCGACGCGGAGGTCGGCGAGAGCCCCAGCGCCGCCTACCGCAGGCTGCGCGCGGAGATGCTCGCCGCGGAACGCGACGTGTTCGTGCGCTTCCGCGACGAAGGCCGCATCGACGACGAGGTGCTGCGCCGAGTCCTCCACGAACTCGACCTCGAAGACATGATGTTGCAACGCGAGTGA
- a CDS encoding TetR/AcrR family transcriptional regulator has protein sequence MVDEARASAKPKRLTAKGAATRERIVRSAAELMHEQGVESTSLDDVIAVSGTGRSQLYHYFADKSEIVDAVVEFQIGQVLGAQEHLLRNATSMSGLDRWRDAIVTATRSRKGSHGCPIGSLSSALSDSSETARLAIARGFDRWEGELHAGLRHMRQTGELAQEADPAALATGLLAALQGGYLLAQARRDASSMQIALDTALDHIRSFTR, from the coding sequence GTGGTCGACGAAGCACGCGCATCGGCCAAGCCGAAGCGCCTCACCGCGAAGGGCGCCGCGACCCGCGAGCGCATCGTCCGCTCCGCCGCGGAGCTGATGCACGAGCAGGGCGTCGAGAGCACGAGCCTCGACGACGTCATCGCGGTCAGCGGAACCGGCAGGTCGCAGCTCTACCACTACTTCGCGGACAAGTCCGAGATCGTCGACGCCGTCGTGGAGTTCCAGATCGGGCAGGTGCTCGGCGCGCAGGAGCACCTGCTGCGCAACGCGACCTCCATGAGCGGCCTGGACCGGTGGCGCGACGCCATCGTCACCGCCACCCGCAGCCGCAAGGGGTCCCACGGGTGCCCCATCGGCTCGCTGTCCAGCGCGCTGTCCGACTCCTCCGAGACCGCCCGGCTGGCGATCGCGCGGGGATTCGACCGCTGGGAGGGCGAACTGCACGCCGGCCTGCGGCACATGCGGCAGACCGGCGAACTGGCGCAGGAGGCGGATCCGGCGGCCCTGGCCACCGGCCTGCTCGCCGCGCTCCAGGGCGGCTACCTGCTGGCCCAGGCGCGGCGGGACGCGAGCAGCATGCAGATCGCGCTCGACACCGCCCTCGACCACATCCGGTCGTTCACCCGCTGA
- a CDS encoding YkgB family protein, translating into MIESQTARPGRFTGAAEFAVTAGEAVARYGLVLVVGWIGALKFTAYEAEAIVPLVAHHPLMAWLYEIVGVRTFAGALGVVEVGTALLIATRPLWPRASAAGSALAALLFLGTLSFLLTTPASATGGFPFLSADVGQFLLKDVVLLGASLWTFGEATRATHH; encoded by the coding sequence ATGATCGAATCACAGACCGCCCGGCCGGGACGCTTCACCGGCGCGGCGGAATTCGCGGTGACGGCCGGGGAAGCGGTCGCGAGGTACGGCCTCGTGCTCGTGGTGGGCTGGATCGGGGCGCTGAAGTTCACCGCCTACGAGGCGGAGGCGATCGTCCCGCTCGTCGCGCACCACCCGCTCATGGCCTGGCTCTACGAGATCGTCGGCGTCCGAACGTTCGCCGGGGCGCTGGGAGTGGTGGAAGTGGGAACGGCGCTGCTCATAGCGACCCGGCCGCTGTGGCCCAGGGCGTCCGCGGCGGGCAGCGCCCTGGCCGCACTGCTCTTCCTGGGAACGCTGAGCTTCCTGCTCACCACACCCGCTTCGGCAACCGGCGGATTCCCGTTCCTGTCAGCCGACGTCGGCCAGTTCCTGCTCAAGGACGTAGTACTACTAGGCGCATCACTGTGGACCTTCGGCGAAGCCACCCGAGCAACCCACCACTGA
- a CDS encoding IclR family transcriptional regulator domain-containing protein, whose product MQSVDRAVSVLELLARHGEAGITEIAGELGVHKSTASRLVSVLVSRGLVEQLGERGKYVIGFGVVRLAGAATDRMDLSRLGRPFCESLAGDLGETVNIAVRDDDVAINISQARGTASVTAHNWVGQRTPLHATSSGKVLLAHAPVDDQDVLLDGDLAQYTPRTVTDAAELRGGFQLIVRDGYATSYEELELGLNAAAVAVHRHDGEVVAALSASGPSYRFSRKRMREVVGAMKVAAKELSGQLGFLEE is encoded by the coding sequence GTGCAGTCGGTGGACCGGGCGGTGAGCGTGCTGGAACTGCTGGCACGCCACGGCGAAGCAGGAATCACCGAAATCGCCGGCGAGCTCGGCGTGCACAAGTCCACCGCCTCCCGCTTGGTCAGCGTGCTCGTCTCGCGCGGCCTCGTCGAGCAGCTCGGGGAGCGCGGCAAGTACGTCATCGGCTTCGGCGTGGTCCGGCTCGCCGGTGCCGCCACCGACCGGATGGACCTCTCCCGGCTCGGCCGCCCGTTCTGCGAGTCGCTCGCGGGCGACCTCGGCGAGACGGTGAACATCGCGGTCCGCGACGACGACGTGGCCATCAACATCAGCCAGGCCCGCGGCACCGCCTCCGTGACCGCGCACAACTGGGTCGGCCAGCGCACCCCGCTGCACGCGACCTCCAGCGGCAAAGTGCTGCTGGCGCACGCGCCCGTCGACGACCAGGACGTGCTGCTCGACGGCGACCTCGCGCAGTACACCCCGCGCACCGTCACCGACGCGGCCGAGCTGCGCGGCGGATTCCAGCTCATCGTGCGCGACGGCTACGCCACCAGCTACGAAGAACTGGAACTGGGCCTGAACGCGGCAGCGGTCGCCGTGCACCGCCACGACGGCGAAGTGGTCGCCGCCCTCAGCGCCTCCGGCCCCTCGTACCGCTTCTCCCGCAAGCGCATGCGCGAAGTCGTCGGAGCCATGAAGGTCGCGGCCAAGGAACTATCAGGCCAACTCGGCTTCCTGGAGGAATGA
- a CDS encoding sarcosine oxidase subunit gamma family protein, with amino-acid sequence MTVTSPAEPGTTGAATADLRRSPLAARAAELAEHSARSGVLLAEEPFLTQVNLRAAPDALDRLGGAVGIPLPRGVNEVRGTPERAALGLGPDEWLIIAPDGAAGGVIDGLVAAGAGSAVDVSANRTTVRLAGPRARDVLEQVCSLDLHPRAFAAGGCAQTLVGRTQAVLWQLTPEPGYRLLVRGSFAGYLADLLIDALPS; translated from the coding sequence GTGACGGTCACCAGCCCCGCTGAACCGGGAACCACCGGGGCGGCCACCGCGGACCTGCGCCGCAGCCCGTTGGCGGCCCGCGCCGCCGAGCTCGCGGAGCACAGCGCCCGCAGCGGCGTGCTGCTCGCGGAGGAGCCGTTCCTGACCCAGGTGAACCTGCGCGCCGCGCCGGACGCGCTGGACCGGCTCGGCGGGGCCGTCGGAATTCCCCTGCCGCGCGGCGTGAACGAGGTGCGCGGCACCCCGGAACGGGCCGCGCTCGGGCTCGGTCCGGACGAATGGCTGATCATCGCCCCGGACGGCGCGGCAGGCGGCGTCATCGACGGCCTCGTGGCCGCCGGAGCCGGTTCGGCGGTGGACGTGTCGGCGAACCGCACCACCGTGCGGCTCGCCGGGCCCCGCGCGCGGGACGTGCTGGAGCAGGTGTGCTCGCTGGACCTGCACCCGCGCGCGTTCGCGGCGGGCGGCTGCGCGCAGACGCTCGTCGGCCGCACCCAGGCCGTGCTCTGGCAGCTCACCCCGGAACCCGGCTACCGCCTGCTGGTGCGCGGCTCCTTCGCCGGATACCTGGCGGACCTCCTGATCGACGCGCTCCCGAGCTGA
- a CDS encoding glycine cleavage T C-terminal barrel domain-containing protein has protein sequence MTRLPSGGRIDRGRTVECEVDGVPLRGHPGDTLASALLAAGRLEVAPSVYLGRPRGVLTADPGEPNALVQVLDDPEPMVPATEVELRDGLAALSLSGVGRADPGGAARCEKRYRHADVVVIGAGPAGIAAALAAGRSGARVYLVERHRELGGALLDGDERIDGVPGAKWVARAACELAARPETRVLTRATVTGHYDHGYLLVAEHSAPEQRPPWQRLWHLRARRVVLATGARERPVAFPGNDRPGVLLAGAVRRYLRRFAVLPGERAVVGTTGDSAYATALDLVAAGASVPLLVDARPEPPAALLARARDAGVPVRTGAAVIGTSGERWVSAARVSALDDRGRPVGPVDVPECDLVAVGGGWNPAVELSRDPLVWDAEIAAFAPDGDAAVGAARGSFGLRDCLAQGFAAGAAAAAATGFPVVAPPIPPVDADPAPARVRPLWMIQGDEESSFVDLQRDVTVADVRRAVDAGLRSPEHVKRYTTLGTGSDQGATSNVLGLGVLATLLGIEPGDLGTTASRPPVRPMRFELLAGRDRGALHDPVRTTPMHDWHVRAGAVFEDVGQWKRARHYLRPGEDMAAAVLRECTAARTGVAMMDATTLGKIDVIGPDAGEFLNRVYTNGFAKLTVGKARYGMMCTADGMVFDDGVTMRLAPEHYLMSTTTGNAAAVLDRLEEWLQTEWPQLSVHCTSVTEQWATIAVAGPDSRTVLARVAPELDVSAAGFGFMEFRDAVLRNGIPARISRISFSGELAFEINVASWYGQAAWDAVFADGADLGITPYGTEAMHVLRAEKGFVIVGQDTDGTVTPLDLGMDWVVSKRKSFIGDRSFARPDTARSDRKQLVGLLPVDRDALLPEGAQLVEPDATRTPPVPMLGHVTSSYRSAALGRTFALALVRDGRRRVGEVLHAPIGGADLAAEVTDPVFYDPEGARRDGHQPR, from the coding sequence GTGACCCGGCTGCCCTCCGGCGGGCGCATCGACCGCGGCCGGACCGTCGAGTGCGAGGTGGACGGCGTGCCGTTGCGCGGACATCCGGGCGACACGCTGGCCTCGGCCTTGCTGGCCGCCGGGCGCCTGGAGGTGGCGCCGTCGGTGTACCTGGGCCGCCCGCGCGGTGTCCTCACGGCGGATCCGGGTGAGCCGAACGCGCTGGTGCAGGTGCTCGACGACCCGGAGCCGATGGTCCCCGCGACCGAGGTCGAACTGCGCGACGGGCTGGCCGCGCTGAGCCTCTCCGGCGTGGGCCGCGCCGATCCGGGCGGTGCGGCGCGCTGCGAGAAGCGCTACCGGCACGCGGACGTGGTGGTGATCGGGGCGGGGCCCGCCGGGATCGCGGCGGCGCTGGCCGCCGGGCGGAGCGGCGCCCGGGTGTACCTGGTGGAACGACACCGCGAGCTCGGCGGCGCGCTGCTGGACGGCGACGAGCGGATCGACGGGGTGCCGGGCGCGAAGTGGGTCGCGCGCGCGGCCTGCGAGCTCGCCGCGCGACCGGAGACCCGGGTGCTGACCCGCGCGACGGTAACCGGGCACTACGACCACGGATACCTGCTTGTCGCAGAGCACTCCGCGCCGGAGCAGCGGCCGCCGTGGCAGCGGTTGTGGCACCTGCGCGCCCGGCGGGTGGTGCTGGCCACCGGCGCCCGTGAGCGGCCCGTCGCGTTCCCCGGCAACGATCGCCCCGGCGTCCTGCTCGCCGGGGCGGTGCGCCGCTACCTGCGGCGGTTCGCGGTGCTGCCGGGCGAGCGCGCCGTGGTGGGCACGACCGGGGACAGCGCTTACGCGACGGCGCTGGACCTGGTGGCGGCGGGCGCGTCGGTCCCGCTGCTGGTCGACGCCCGCCCCGAGCCGCCCGCGGCGCTGCTGGCCCGGGCTCGGGACGCGGGAGTTCCGGTGCGGACGGGTGCGGCGGTGATCGGCACCTCCGGCGAGCGGTGGGTCTCCGCGGCGCGGGTGTCCGCCCTCGACGACCGGGGGCGGCCGGTGGGGCCGGTGGACGTGCCGGAGTGCGATCTGGTCGCGGTCGGCGGCGGGTGGAATCCGGCGGTGGAGCTGAGTCGCGATCCGCTGGTCTGGGACGCCGAGATCGCCGCGTTCGCGCCGGACGGGGATGCGGCGGTGGGCGCGGCGCGCGGTTCCTTCGGGCTGCGGGACTGCCTGGCGCAGGGGTTCGCGGCCGGTGCCGCCGCGGCCGCCGCGACCGGTTTCCCCGTCGTGGCGCCCCCGATCCCGCCGGTCGACGCCGATCCGGCGCCGGCCCGCGTTCGTCCACTGTGGATGATTCAGGGCGATGAGGAGTCGAGTTTCGTCGACCTGCAAAGGGATGTGACCGTCGCCGACGTCCGCCGCGCCGTCGACGCGGGGCTGCGCTCACCGGAGCACGTCAAGCGCTACACGACCCTCGGAACCGGCAGCGACCAGGGCGCCACCTCGAACGTGCTCGGCCTGGGCGTGCTCGCCACCCTGCTCGGCATCGAGCCGGGCGACCTGGGCACCACGGCGTCCCGCCCGCCGGTCCGGCCGATGCGCTTCGAGCTGCTGGCCGGGCGGGATCGCGGTGCGCTGCACGACCCGGTGCGCACCACCCCGATGCACGACTGGCACGTGCGGGCGGGCGCGGTGTTCGAGGACGTCGGGCAGTGGAAGCGCGCCCGCCACTACCTGCGGCCGGGCGAGGACATGGCGGCCGCGGTGCTGCGGGAGTGCACCGCCGCCCGCACCGGAGTGGCCATGATGGACGCGACCACCCTCGGCAAGATCGACGTGATCGGGCCGGACGCGGGGGAGTTCCTCAACCGCGTCTACACCAACGGATTCGCGAAGCTCACCGTCGGCAAGGCCCGCTACGGCATGATGTGCACCGCCGACGGCATGGTCTTCGACGACGGCGTCACCATGCGGCTGGCGCCCGAGCACTACCTGATGAGCACCACCACCGGCAACGCGGCGGCCGTGCTGGACCGGCTGGAGGAGTGGCTGCAGACGGAGTGGCCGCAGCTGTCGGTGCACTGCACCTCGGTGACCGAGCAGTGGGCCACGATCGCCGTCGCCGGGCCGGATTCCCGCACTGTCCTGGCGCGGGTGGCGCCGGAGCTGGACGTCTCGGCGGCCGGGTTCGGCTTCATGGAGTTCCGCGACGCGGTGCTGCGCAACGGGATTCCCGCGCGGATCAGCCGCATCTCGTTCTCCGGGGAGCTCGCCTTCGAGATCAACGTGGCGTCCTGGTACGGGCAGGCGGCGTGGGACGCGGTGTTCGCCGACGGCGCCGACCTCGGCATCACGCCCTACGGCACCGAGGCGATGCACGTGCTGCGCGCGGAGAAGGGCTTCGTGATCGTCGGGCAGGACACCGACGGCACGGTGACGCCGCTGGACCTGGGCATGGACTGGGTGGTCTCGAAGCGCAAGAGCTTCATCGGCGACCGCTCCTTCGCCCGCCCCGACACCGCCCGTTCGGATCGCAAGCAGCTGGTCGGGCTGCTGCCGGTGGACCGGGACGCGCTGCTGCCGGAGGGCGCGCAGCTCGTCGAGCCCGACGCGACGCGGACCCCGCCGGTGCCGATGCTGGGGCACGTGACCTCCAGCTACCGCAGCGCGGCGCTGGGCCGCACGTTCGCGCTGGCGCTGGTCCGCGACGGCAGGCGCCGCGTCGGCGAGGTGCTGCACGCGCCCATCGGCGGCGCCGACCTCGCCGCCGAGGTCACCGATCCCGTCTTCTACGACCCGGAAGGAGCCCGCCGTGACGGTCACCAGCCCCGCTGA
- a CDS encoding sarcosine oxidase subunit delta, with product MLLIPCPWCGNRDEVEFRYGGQAQVPYPVDPTSLDDAAWADYLFVRDNHCGSYAERWVHADGCRRWFDVVRDTATNEFAP from the coding sequence ATGTTGCTGATCCCCTGTCCCTGGTGCGGGAACCGGGACGAGGTCGAGTTCCGCTACGGCGGGCAGGCACAGGTCCCGTACCCGGTGGACCCGACCTCGCTGGACGACGCGGCCTGGGCGGATTACCTGTTCGTGCGGGACAACCACTGCGGCAGCTACGCGGAGCGGTGGGTGCACGCGGACGGCTGCCGCCGCTGGTTCGACGTCGTCCGCGACACCGCCACGAACGAGTTCGCGCCGTGA
- a CDS encoding sarcosine oxidase subunit beta family protein translates to MRSRHSRTPDGTAPRAERLPDPPARLWRSAEPGRSYDVVIVGAGGHGLATAYYLAAEHGIRDVAVLERGWLAGGNMARNTTIIRSNYLLDESAALYGHALDLWERWPAELDYDFLLSQRGVLNLVHTEQEVRDARRRAFANGLNGIDAEFVGPDEVAALCPILDVSPDRRYPVLGATWQARAGIAKHDHVAWALATRASELGVDLIEQCEVTGFVTDGERVTGVRTSRGDIAAGRVGLAAAGRTSELTDILGWRIPLQSHPLQALVSELLEPVHPCVVMSNHVHVYCSQAHKGELVLGAGIDSYNGYGQRGSVQVIERQLAAALELFPIFARAHVIRTWAGVVDVTPDASPIIGPTPFEGLYVNCGWGTGGFKATPAAGRVFAHTVATGSPHPLAEPYGWERFRTGALIDEHGAAAVAH, encoded by the coding sequence ATGCGATCCCGCCATTCCCGCACTCCTGACGGCACCGCGCCGCGCGCCGAGCGGTTGCCTGATCCGCCCGCCCGGCTGTGGCGCTCGGCGGAACCGGGGCGCTCCTACGACGTGGTGATCGTCGGTGCCGGCGGGCACGGGCTGGCGACCGCGTACTACCTCGCCGCAGAGCACGGGATCCGGGACGTGGCGGTGCTGGAACGCGGCTGGCTCGCGGGCGGGAACATGGCCCGCAACACGACGATCATCCGCTCCAACTACCTGCTCGACGAGAGCGCCGCGCTCTACGGGCACGCCCTGGACCTGTGGGAGCGGTGGCCCGCCGAACTGGACTACGACTTCCTGCTAAGCCAGCGCGGAGTGCTCAACCTCGTGCACACCGAACAGGAGGTGCGCGACGCGCGGCGCCGCGCGTTCGCCAACGGCCTCAACGGAATCGACGCGGAGTTCGTCGGTCCCGACGAGGTCGCCGCGCTGTGCCCGATCCTCGACGTGTCCCCGGACCGGCGTTACCCGGTGCTGGGCGCGACGTGGCAGGCGCGTGCGGGCATCGCGAAGCACGACCACGTGGCGTGGGCGCTGGCGACGCGGGCGAGCGAGCTCGGCGTGGACCTGATCGAGCAGTGCGAGGTCACCGGGTTCGTCACCGACGGCGAGCGGGTCACCGGGGTGCGGACCTCGCGCGGGGACATCGCAGCGGGCCGGGTCGGGCTGGCCGCCGCGGGCCGCACCAGCGAGCTCACCGACATCCTCGGCTGGCGGATCCCGTTGCAGAGCCACCCGTTGCAGGCGCTGGTCTCCGAACTGCTGGAGCCGGTGCACCCGTGCGTGGTGATGTCGAACCACGTGCACGTCTACTGCAGCCAGGCGCACAAGGGGGAGCTGGTGCTCGGCGCGGGCATCGACTCCTACAACGGTTACGGGCAGCGCGGCTCGGTGCAGGTGATCGAGCGGCAGCTGGCGGCGGCGCTGGAGCTGTTCCCGATCTTCGCGCGGGCGCACGTGATCCGGACCTGGGCGGGCGTCGTCGACGTCACCCCGGACGCCTCGCCGATCATCGGACCGACGCCGTTCGAGGGGCTGTACGTCAACTGCGGCTGGGGCACCGGGGGGTTCAAGGCCACGCCGGCCGCGGGCCGGGTGTTCGCGCACACCGTGGCGACCGGCTCGCCGCACCCGCTCGCCGAGCCCTACGGGTGGGAGCGGTTCCGCACCGGCGCGCTCATCGACGAGCACGGCGCCGCCGCCGTCGCGCACTGA